In Euphorbia lathyris chromosome 10, ddEupLath1.1, whole genome shotgun sequence, a single genomic region encodes these proteins:
- the LOC136209187 gene encoding bifunctional nuclease 1 isoform X2 gives MMMLGVQFNFRSVSGIKVSRDERSYSNGLILNSNGGRLPVQFQFGLKSNLQFENHGGRKPILVSCKSSDGSSFDGGRSTNVPDDQDHEFLQASLLYSETAFHDRMRRRGLGEETRWRLPGRWDPSRAISRPSSDSSFVGHEFLRRFQSPTIFLKVSCDGEFLLPIIVGEFAIEKLLDAFRSKNEEGDCPDQFQLVRNLVEKLGYKVKMVRITERVIDTYFARVLLSKPGENEILSIDARPSDAINMANRCQAPIHVSKQIVFSDAIKISYGIGKGHDKKPTYDVSLDSAADGPDLLSEELDIVKNMNLAIKDERYNDAAMWRDKLMELRRMRMDIRGF, from the exons aTGATGATGCTGGGAGTTCAATTCAATTTCCGTTCAGTTTCCGGTATCAAGGTTTCAAGGGATGAACGGAGTTATAGCAATGGTTTGATTCTGAATTCTAATGGTGGGCGCTTGCCAGTTCAATTTCAGTTTGGTCTTAAAAGCAATTTACAATTCGAGAATCATGGTGGTCGGAAGCCCATTTTAGTCTCCTGTAAATCTTCAGACGGAAGCTCTTTTGACGGTGGCCGTTCTACCAATGTCCCTGACGATCAAGATCACGAGTTCCTTCAAGCTTCCCTTCTCTATTCAG AAACAGCATTTCATGATCGTATGAGGAGGAGAGGTTTAGGAGAAGAAACGAGATGGAGGTTACCTGGTAGATGGGATCCCTCTAGGGCTATAAGTAGGCCATCAAGTGATTCGAGTTTCGTAGGACATGAGTTTCTTCGTCGCTTTCAGAGTCCTACTATATTTCTTAAAGTTTCTTGTGATGGAGAATTCTTGCTTCCAATTATTGTTG GAGAGTTTGCCATTGAGAAACTTTTAGATGCCTTTCGGTCCAAAAACGAAGAAGGG GATTGTCCGGATCAGTTTCAGCTTGTGAGGAATCTAGTGGAAAAACTCGGATACAAA GTGAAAATGGTGAGAATCACTGAGAGAGTGATAGATACTTACTTCGCAAGAGTACTTTTAAGCAAG CCTGGGGAAAACGAAATTCTAAGTATCGATGCAAGGCCTTCTGATGCCATCAATATGGCAAACAGATGTCAG GCGCCAATTCATGTCAGTAAACAAATTGTCTTTTCCGATGCTATCAAAATCAGTTACGGAATTGGAAAAGGTCATGATAAAAAGCCTACTTATGATGTATCACTTGACAG CGCTGCTGATGGTCCTGATTTACTTTCCGAGGAGCTTGATATTGTAAAGAACATGAATTTAGCTATTAAAGATGAAAGATACAATGATGCAG CTATGTGGAGAGACAAACTGATGGAGCTTCGCCGGATGAGAATGGACATTAGGGGTTTCTAA
- the LOC136209187 gene encoding bifunctional nuclease 2 isoform X1 — MMMLGVQFNFRSVSGIKVSRDERSYSNGLILNSNGGRLPVQFQFGLKSNLQFENHGGRKPILVSCKSSDGSSFDGGRSTNVPDDQDHEFLQASLLYSETAFHDRMRRRGLGEETRWRLPGRWDPSRAISRPSSDSSFVGHEFLRRFQSPTIFLKVSCDGEFLLPIIVGEFAIEKLLDAFRSKNEEGQDCPDQFQLVRNLVEKLGYKVKMVRITERVIDTYFARVLLSKPGENEILSIDARPSDAINMANRCQAPIHVSKQIVFSDAIKISYGIGKGHDKKPTYDVSLDSAADGPDLLSEELDIVKNMNLAIKDERYNDAAMWRDKLMELRRMRMDIRGF, encoded by the exons aTGATGATGCTGGGAGTTCAATTCAATTTCCGTTCAGTTTCCGGTATCAAGGTTTCAAGGGATGAACGGAGTTATAGCAATGGTTTGATTCTGAATTCTAATGGTGGGCGCTTGCCAGTTCAATTTCAGTTTGGTCTTAAAAGCAATTTACAATTCGAGAATCATGGTGGTCGGAAGCCCATTTTAGTCTCCTGTAAATCTTCAGACGGAAGCTCTTTTGACGGTGGCCGTTCTACCAATGTCCCTGACGATCAAGATCACGAGTTCCTTCAAGCTTCCCTTCTCTATTCAG AAACAGCATTTCATGATCGTATGAGGAGGAGAGGTTTAGGAGAAGAAACGAGATGGAGGTTACCTGGTAGATGGGATCCCTCTAGGGCTATAAGTAGGCCATCAAGTGATTCGAGTTTCGTAGGACATGAGTTTCTTCGTCGCTTTCAGAGTCCTACTATATTTCTTAAAGTTTCTTGTGATGGAGAATTCTTGCTTCCAATTATTGTTG GAGAGTTTGCCATTGAGAAACTTTTAGATGCCTTTCGGTCCAAAAACGAAGAAGGG CAGGATTGTCCGGATCAGTTTCAGCTTGTGAGGAATCTAGTGGAAAAACTCGGATACAAA GTGAAAATGGTGAGAATCACTGAGAGAGTGATAGATACTTACTTCGCAAGAGTACTTTTAAGCAAG CCTGGGGAAAACGAAATTCTAAGTATCGATGCAAGGCCTTCTGATGCCATCAATATGGCAAACAGATGTCAG GCGCCAATTCATGTCAGTAAACAAATTGTCTTTTCCGATGCTATCAAAATCAGTTACGGAATTGGAAAAGGTCATGATAAAAAGCCTACTTATGATGTATCACTTGACAG CGCTGCTGATGGTCCTGATTTACTTTCCGAGGAGCTTGATATTGTAAAGAACATGAATTTAGCTATTAAAGATGAAAGATACAATGATGCAG CTATGTGGAGAGACAAACTGATGGAGCTTCGCCGGATGAGAATGGACATTAGGGGTTTCTAA
- the LOC136207995 gene encoding protein EXORDIUM-like 6 — protein MSLCLPNLLLLSFPLLLLFHSSLAATTSTTAVLTNHGGPILTGNLNLTFIWYGNFGRSAKNVIGGFVKSLTSNGESSLQPHVSEWWTIVEGFQEAAGKGKGPIRVQVGKQFTDAKCSAGKDVTTDIVKDLLKKYGAGDANAIPVIFTGRDVKVQGLCTGNCSFHGVFENKPYLIVRNPEKECLGQCGWPFSKTDIGPIGVQMNPPNGNVGTDSMVIAFAQGLVNLVTNPFSSAFFQSNDTHTIEPASACPRIFGTGSLPGYTGKIRIDPGTGGAFNAHGTNGTKFLLPAIWDPKTKSCWSLM, from the exons ATGTCGCTTTGCCTCCCAAATCTCCTCCTCCTATCTTTCCCTCTTCTCCTACTTTTCCATTCATCTCTCGCCGCCACCACATCCACCACCGCCGTTTTAACAAACCATGGCGGCCCTATCCTCACCGGAAACCTAAATCTCACATTCATTTGGTACGGTAATTTTGGACGATCGGCGAAAAATGTGATTGGAGGATTTGTCAAATCTCTGACAAGTAATGGAGAGTCTAGCTTACAACCTCATGTCAGTGAATGGTGgaccattgttgaaggttttcAAGAGGCTGCCGGAAAAGGTAAGGGTCCGATAAGGGTGCAAGTGGGGAAGCAATTCACCGATGCTAAGTGTTCTGCCGGGAAAGATGTTACTACTGATATCGTCAAAGATTTGCTCAAGAAGTACGGCGCTGGTGACGCTAATGCCATTCCGGTTATTTTCACCGGTAGGGATGTTAAAGTACAGGGCCTTTGCACCGGCAATTGCTCCTTCCATGGTGTTTTTG AAAATAAACCATACCTAATAGTGAGGAATCCAGAAAAAGAATGTCTAGGACAATGTGGGTGGCCATTCAGCAAGACAGATATAGGGCCAATTGGTGTACAAATGAACCCTCCAAATGGAAATGTCGGCACTGATTCTATGGTTATTGCCTTTGCTCAAGGACTTGTTAATCTTGTTACCAACCCTTTCAGCTCTGCATTTTTTCAATCTAATGACACTCATACTATTGAGCCTGCTTCTGCTTGCCCTCGCATCTTCGGCACTGGATCCCTCCCCGGCTACACCGGAAAAATACGCATTGATCCCGGCACCGGTGGTGCTTTCAATGCCCATGGAACTAATGGTACGAAATTCTTGCTTCCTGCTATATGGGATCCCAAAACTAAGTCATGTTGGTCTCTCATGTAA